A window from Zingiber officinale cultivar Zhangliang chromosome 7A, Zo_v1.1, whole genome shotgun sequence encodes these proteins:
- the LOC121999543 gene encoding probable aspartic protease At2g35615, which translates to MVATSTFFRLLLLISFVPALVPQGTVFDVELLHRDSPKSPLYNSSMTPFDLLQAAAVRSINRASYLDNRIAMKTSADMQIGMLFDDWEFLMWFSMGTPNPEAVWGVLDTGSELNWVNCGGCQCFNRTSTVFNHSASLSYKELSCLSDECKSFRPGRCTNDQLCVYHYSYRDGSYIDGFFATDTFRFFSLDTFNYTSIPNIQFGCNFRSLHTRNADPGSYIGMGPWSPSLIHQLAPKYISKHFSYCLNNLNGGISSRLFLGRSKPTVAGKASVTQLMTQDSYYAVQLNSISIPDEFDISLSSRGPRLTAGNIIFDSGTAMTILDTQVLDQLVKELMFYINLPVVQTGGQLKLCFSVGSTQQEEQLPGLWFSFAGALGNFRVRPENLFRWYSPRVKCMAIMALDGLQVFGNIMQQDVLVGHDLENMELTLIEKNCTELYKS; encoded by the coding sequence ATGGTGGCCACCAGTACCTTCTTCCGCCTCCTCCTACTGATCTCCTTTGTGCCGGCCCTTGTCCCACAGGGCACTGTCTTCGACGTCGAGCTGCTCCACCGTGACTCCCCTAAGTCGCCACTGTACAACAGCTCGATGACGCCCTTCGATCTCCTGCAGGCCGCCGCCGTCCGCTCGATCAACAGAGCTAGCTACTTGGACAACCGCATCGCCATGAAGACCTCTGCCGACATGCAGATCGGCATGCTCTTTGATGACTGGGAATTCTTGATGTGGTTCAGCATGGGCACGCCAAACCCGGAAGCTGTGTGGGGCGTCCTCGACACCGGCAGCGAACTAAACTGGGTCAACTGCGGTGGCTGCCAATGCTTCAACAGGACCTCCACCGTATTCAATCATAGTGCATCCCTCTCCTACAAGGAGTTATCTTGCCTTTCCGATGAGTGCAAGAGCTTTAGGCCGGGTCGTTGCACTAATGATCAGTTGTGCGTGTACCATTACTCCTACCGCGACGGCTCCTACATCGACGGATTTTTCGCCACAGACACCTTCCGTTTCTTCTCATTAGATACGTTCAATTATACCTCCATTCCAAATATACAATTCGGTTGCAACTTCCGGTCCTTGCACACCAGAAATGCCGACCCCGGCAGCTACATTGGAATGGGACCCTGGTCGCCTTCTCTGATCCACCAGCTCGCCCCTAAGTACATCAGCAAGCACTTCTCCTACTGCCTGAACAATTTAAATGGGGGAATTAGCAGCAGGCTCTTCTTGGGACGCAGCAAACCGACGGTCGCCGGAAAGGCGAGCGTCACGCAGCTCATGACGCAAGACAGCTACTACGCCGTGCAACTTAACTCCATCTCGATCCCGGATGAGTTCGACATCTCCCTTTCTAGTAGGGGGCCTAGGTTGACAGCCGGCAACATCATCTTCGACTCCGGCACCGCCATGACCATTCTGGACACTCAAGTGCTAGACCAGTTGGTGAAGGAATTGATGTTTTACATTAACCTGCCTGTAGTGCAGACAGGAGGCCAATTAAAATTGTGCTTCAGTGTGGGCTCCACCCAGCAAGAGGAGCAGCTGCCGGGGTTGTGGTTCTCGTTTGCCGGGGCGTTGGGGAACTTCAGAGTGAGACCTGAAAATCTGTTTAGGTGGTATAGTCCGCGTGTGAAATGCATGGCTATAATGGCACTGGATGGTTTACAGGTCTTTGGGAATATTATGCAGCAAGATGTTTTGGTTGGACATGATCTAGAAAATATGGAATTGACTCTTATAGAGAAAAATTGTACCGAGTTATACAAATCCTAA